The proteins below come from a single Cinclus cinclus chromosome 23, bCinCin1.1, whole genome shotgun sequence genomic window:
- the ALDH4A1 gene encoding delta-1-pyrroline-5-carboxylate dehydrogenase, mitochondrial produces MWRRLRVLRESGRRWQHHPAIQVTNEPILEFKPGSPERAALQKALAELKGKTEEIPCVIGGEEVWTPTVRYQLSPFNHSHKVAKYCYASKELINKAINAALAARKEWDLKPVQDRAQIFLKAADMLSGPRRAEVLAKTMVGQGKTVIQAEIDAAAELIDFFRFNAKYALELEQSQPLSVDISTNSMVYRGLEGFVAAVSPFNFTAIGGNLAGAPALMGNVVLWKPSDAALLSSYAVYRILLEAGLPPNVVQFVPSDGPEFGDTVTSSEHFCGLNFTGSVPTFKRLWKQVSENLDRYRNFPRLAGECGGKNFHVLHSSADLGSAVNGTLRSAFEFGGQKCSACSRLYAPASLWPHIKEKLLEEHGKIKVGDPTQDFGTFFSAVIDDKAFARIKRWLEHARSSPSLTILAGGGCDDSVGYFVEPCIVESRDPRDPIMTEEIFGPILTVFVYPEDRYKEVLELIDTTTPYGLTGAIFAQEKEVIEESRRLLRNAAGNFYINDKSTGAVVAQQPFGGSRISGTNDKPGGPHYILRWTSPQAIKETHVPLRDWRYAYMQ; encoded by the exons atgTGGCGGCGGCTGCGGGTGCTGAGGGAGAGCGG GCGGAGATGGCAGCACCACCCTGCTATCCAGGTGACCAACGAGCCCATCCTCGAGTTCAAGCCGGGGAGCCCCGAGCGAGCGGCGCTCCAGAAG GCCCTCGCTGAGCTGAAGGGCAAGACCGAGGAGATCCCGTGTGTCATCGGTGGGGAGGAGGTGTGGACACCCACGGTGAGGTACCAGCTCTCG ccCTTTAACCATTCACACAAGGTGGCCAAATACTGCTATGCCAGCAAG GAGCTCATTAACAAAGCCATTAATGCTGCCTTGGCAGCGAGAAAGGAATGGGACCTGAAACCCGTGCAGGACCGGGCGCAGATCTTCCTGAAGGCAGCTGACATGCTGAGCGGCCCGCGGCGAGCAGAAGTGCTGGCCAAGACCATGGTCGGGCAG GGCAAGACCGTGATCCAGGCTGAGATCGACGCCGCTGCGGAGCTCATCGACTTCTTCCGCTTCAACGCCAAGTACGcgctggagctggagcagagccagcccctGAGCGTGGACATCAGCACCAACTCCATGGTGTACCGGGGGCTGGAG GGCTTCGTGGCTGCTGTGTCCCCCTTCAACTTCACGGCCATTGGGGGGAACCTGGCAGGGGCTCCAGCACTGATG GGGAACGTGGTGCTGTGGAAGCCCAGTGATgcagccctgctctccagctACGCCGTCTACAGGATCCTGCTGGAGGCTGGGCTGCCCCCAAACGTGGTGCAGTTCGTGCCCTCTGATGGCCCCGAATTTGGGGACACGGTCACCAGCTCCGAGCACTTCTGTGGTCTCAACTTCACCGGCAGCGTGCC AACTTTCAAGCGCCTCTGGAAGCAGGTCTCAGAAAATCTGGATCGTTACCGAAACTTCCCACGCCTGGCCGGAG agTGCGGGGGGAAGAACTTCCACGTGCTGCACAGCTCGGCCGACCTGGGCAGCGCCGTGAACGGGACCCTGCGCTCGGCCTTCGAGTTCGGGGGGCAGAAATGCTCCGCCTGCTCCCGGCTCTACGCGCCCGCCTCGCTGTGGCCCCACATCAAAgagaagctgctggaggagcacgGGAAGATCAAAGTGGGAGAT CCCACCCAGGACTTCGGGACGTTCTTCTCGGCGGTGATCGATGACAAG GCCTTTGCCCGGATCAAGAGGTGGCTGGAGCACGCCCGGAGCTCCCCCAGCCTGACCATCCTGGCGGGCGGCGGCTGCGACGACAGCGTCGGGTACTTCGTGGAGCCCTGCATCGTGGAGAGcagggacccccgggaccccatCATGACAGAG GAGATTTTCGGGCCGATCCTGACAGTTTTTGTGTATCCCGAGGATCGCTACAAGGAGGTGCTGGAGCTCATCGACACCACCACCCCCTACGGCCTCACGGGGGCGATCTTCGCCCAGGAGAA GGAAGTCATCGAGgagtcccggaggctgctgcGCAACGCCGCCGGCAATTTCTACATCAACGACAAATCCACGGGGGCTGTGGTGGCCCAGCAGCCCTTCGGGGGCTCCCGCATCTcag GCACCAATGACAAGCCCGGCGGTCCCCACTACATCCTGCGCTGGACGTCCCCTCAGGCCATCAAGGAGACACACGTGCCCCTGCGGGACTGGCGCTACGCCTACAtgcagtga